One Castanea sativa cultivar Marrone di Chiusa Pesio chromosome 4, ASM4071231v1 DNA window includes the following coding sequences:
- the LOC142633150 gene encoding uncharacterized protein LOC142633150: MLKRAVVLIFVAFLAWAYKSTQPPPPKICGSPDGPPVTATRIKLSDGRHLAYKEHGVPKETANYKIVYVHAFDFCRHDAVIAKTLSPEIVEELGIYIVSFDRPGYGESDPNPKRTVKSMALDIEELADQLGLGSKFYVIGFSMGGQVLWSCLKYIPHRLAGAGLLAPVVNYWWPGFPGNLSGEVYNQQLWQDQWTLRAAHYTPWLTYWWNTQKWFPSLSVAARSMDILSPQDKELMAKLSDRENYMAQVRQQGEFESLHRDLIVGFSAWEFSPMDLENPFPNNEGSVHLWHGDEDWIVPVTLQRYIAQQLPWIHYHELPGAGHFFPYADGMGDTIIKAILRGEK, encoded by the exons ATGTTGAAGAGAGCTGTAGTGTTGATTTTTGTGGCGTTTCTGGCATGGGCTTATAAGTCAACCCAACCTCCTCCACCCAAGATATGTGGTTCTCCAGATGGTCCCCCTGTTACAGCAACAAGAATCAAACTTAGTGATGGAAGGCATTTGGCATACAAAGAACATGGTGTGCCTAAAGAAACAGCCAACTATAAAATTGTCTATGtccatgcttttgatttttgcaGGCATGATGCTGTCATCGCCAAAACACTATCTCCG GAAATTGTTGAAGAGTTGGGGATCTACATTGTGTCTTTTGACAGACCTGGTTATGGGGAGAGTGATCCTAATCCAAAGCGAACAGTGAAGAGCATGGCTTTGGATATAGAAGAGCTTGCTGATCAATTGGGATTGGGATCAAAATTCTATGTAATTGGTTTCTCAATGGGTGGGCAGGTGCTTTGGAGTTGCCTCAAGTACATTCCTCACAG GTTAGCAGGGGCAGGACTTTTAGCTCCAGTGGTTAACTACTGGTGGCCTGGTTTTCCCGGAAACTTATCTGGTGAAGTCTACAACCAGCAGCTTTGGCAAGATCAATGGACACTTCGTGCTGCTCACTACACTCCTTGGCTTACCTACTGGTGGAACACTCAAAAATGGTTCCCCTCTCTTAGCGTTGCAGCTCGTAGTATGGATATTCTTTCTCCCCAAGACAAAGAACTCATGGCAAAGCTCTCTGACAGAGAAAACTACATG GCACAGGTAAGACAGCAAGGAGAATTTGAGTCCCTCCATCGTGACCTGATTGTTGGATTTTCTGCTTGGGAGTTCAGTCCTATGGATTTGGAAAACCCATTTCCAAACAATGAAGGTTCTGTCCACTTGTGGCATGGAGATGAAGATTGGATTGTGCCTGTTACACTGCAACGATACATTGCCCAACAGTTACCATGGATTCACTATCATGAGCTTCCGGGAGCTGGGCACTTTTTCCCATATGCTGATGGAATGGGTGATACTATCATCAAGGCAATTTTGAGAGGGGAGAAGTAA